AGACTGACAACCAAACTGCCCTCGACGAATTCCCTCTCGCCTAACAAAAAGCCTTCCAGCTTAGTAGCAAAGCCGTTCCAGCCGAACGCGTCCGTTGTTTCAAAACGGCAATCGGATGCTTGAAGTGTGGGGGACATTATTCCTCCTTCTTCTCCAAGCCCGCAATCTTCGCCAACAGTCCGGGGAACTTCTGGTAGTTCACCTTTACGCCGTCGTCGAGGTCTAGCTCGATGCGTTGCTGGGCGAGCGGAAGGACGACGTCCCGCTCCCAGTCTTGGCATTCTTTGAGGGATTTGCGGAGTTTGTCGGCTTCCTTGCGGGCGGCGGTTTTTTCGCGGGTGCTTGTGGTGGTGGCTTCGACATTGGCCAGGTGGTTGAGGCGGGCGTCGAGTTTGTGGATGAATTCGCGCAGATATCTGTTCAGGAGAGTGTTGACGGTGTCCCTCGTGTAGCGGTGCAGGTAAAGGAGCGCTTGGAAGCTGCCGTTGGGACTGGTGAGGAGCCAGTAGATGGGGCGCTTCTTGTAGCCGTAGGCGCGCTCGTTGCTGAGGTGGTTTTTGTAGAAGTCGCGGAGGAAATACTTCCGCAGGTCTTTGCCCAAGGCTTGCTCCAGCCAGGCCATGTTTTCATCGAGGTGCGCCGCGCCCCAGGCGGCTTTGAGGAACTCACGGGTGCGGGCGACCACGTCGTCCGGGAACCACTCGCCGTCGAGCACGGGGATGATGCCGTCTTCGTCGGGGGCGAAGGTAGCCTTTGGCACTTTGGAGAGGTAATCCTCCACGGTCGCGCCGGCATCGGCGAGGATGAGGCCGGGCTGGTCGAGCGAGTAGCGGCCCATCATGCAGCCGACGGCGTAGGAGAGGAGCGCGGCGGCGTCCTTGGTCTGGTCGGCGCGCGCGAGGGTGATTTGCTCCTCGGGCACTTCGGGCTGCAACTCGCCGTCGAGCCCATAGGCGGCGATGAAGAGTCGGTTGTTCTCCGTCTCCAACTCCTGCATCCGGCGGATGGCGGCGGTGCTCTGCGCCTGCCAATTCCGCCAGCTCGCCTCCAGAGTCGCGCCCTTCAGCCCCGGCCGCAGTAACGGCTGGTCACGGAAGTCCCACGAGCTCTCGAAGTTGTCCCAGTCGTCCTTTGCAATGGAAATCGACGGCGATACAAGTTCCTGAACCAATTGTCGATTGAGGTCGTTGGGGAGCGGAACGTTCCGAACATCTTTGACCTGAATGTCGATTGACGGATTTAGAAGATCCAAAACTGTCTGCGCAAGCGGGCTATTCAGTAGTCCCAGCAATAGATACTTGTCGTCATCGCTCTTGAGAAACACCGAGGAGCCCACTTTGTCGAAGGTAGTGTTCTCCGGAAGCAGTCGAAATCCAGCGAGCGCAGTGCCGACACGACTCCACGTGATTCCTTGCCGATACCAGAGATACTCAGGAATGATGCGAGCGCTGCCGTCTCTCCGGTAGTGAGCGCGAGCTTCTGGCGACCAGTCGACTACTGCTTCTAAATTCCCATACCACCGTCGAAATGGGCCGCCCTTTGCATAGAGCAACCACTTCTCGCCTTTACCAATGGTCGTAGATCCGACTTCCCAGTGATTGCGAACAAACCGTTCGTTGTCGGCGGTAATGTTTTGTCCGTCAGAAATTGTCAGGTCGAACACATGTTGGTTCTTGAACGCAGCTCTTACTTGATCGCCGATCCAATAGGCGACCGGACTGCCCGGAATTGCCGCGAACTCCTTTTGCGAAACATGGCTGTAGCAGTTTCTCCGCTCGCGGAGTGCCTCGTCTTTGATTGTCTCGTTGCCATCGACCAACCGGAAGAAGGTGGAGTTGTAGCCATCAAGATACCGATTTGCGCAGCAGAAGGCGGCAACCGTAACAATTTCGCCCGAGATTGTGTCAAAGGCTCTCGCGCCCAAGTGCGCCAGCGAAAGAATCGTTTTGGTGGAAAGCACCTCAATGCGAAACGCCTCAAAGCTGTGTAGAAACATCCAACTCTGCATGGTAACCATCGCGCAGTAGCCGTTGTTCTTTGCTAAGGAAAAACCACGTTCCATGAACATGGCGTAGAGATCCGTTTTCGAATTCGGAAAGTGTGATTTGGCGAAGTCCTTCAAACTTGCGCCCATCTGCTTCGGGCCGAAATACGGCGGGTTCGCCACGGCGACGTGATAGCGTTGGGTGAGCGCCTCGGCTTGTTCAAGCACAAGCAAGACTTTGCGGTGCGTCTCGCGCAGGAACAACTGGTCGCCCAACTCCTTCGCCTCGATAGCTCGGCGAATATCGGAGATGGCCCGTTCGTCGAGGCACGGCTGGATAAGTGAGCCGAAGCTTTTTGCCTCCTCGAATTGATGCAGCATCTTGAGCACCGGCTGATCGAAGAGATCGCCCAGTCCGAGCGCGCGGACGTAGTCGTGCAGCTCGTTTTCCTCGAAGCGCACTTCCTCCAGGCACAGCACCTTCGGCGCGACGGCTCGGCGGAAGGCCGAACGGGAAACTTCGCGGGCTTTGCAGAGGAGCGCGAACTGCGCGAGCTGGGCGGCGCGCGGGCAGATGTCGAGTCCGTGGAGATTGTGGGTGAGGATGAGTTCCGCGATCTGGCTCGGGGGATATCCTTCCTCCTCGTAAATCTTCACCAGCAAATCGAAGGCGTAGGTGAGCATGTGCGCCGAGCCGGCGGCGGGGTCGAGGAGCCGGATGTCTTCGGGCTGGGCGATTTTCAGGAAGTCGGTCTCGGGCTCACCCTTAATGTAGTAGGGCATGTGCTCGCGCAACCGGGACTGGGGCCGGTTCAGCAGCCAAAGGCGGCCGAGGGAGTTTTCGACGAGGTAGCGGACGATCCAGTGCGGGGTGAAGAGCTGGGTGACGGCGGGGATGTCCTCCTTCGGCACGGCGGCGTTGCGCGCCATGACGTTGTCTTTTTTCTCCGAGATGTAGAACTGGTAGAGCCAGCCAAGGATTTCGACATCCTTGCAATCGTCGTCGCTGATCTCGGTGCGGAAGCCCTCGGCGACCGATGTGGCAGTGAGGAGGTCGTCGGGCAGGAGGAGTTCGGTCTCGTCGTTGAGCTGCTCGAAAAGAAAGGGCAGCGTGGCGTGGTAGAACCGGCACACGGCGAGCACGAGATGGCGGTAAACCTCGCCCTGCGGATCGGCCCCAGCGATGGCGGTGGGCAGGCGGCCATCGAGCAGGTCATTGAGCCGGTCGGGATCGGTGTGCGGGCTGAGTTCCGCCGGCAGCGAGCCGGCACGGACGAGCTTGAGCAGTTCTGGCTGGGTTTCCTCCGCCGTGGCTGGCGTGAGAACGCGAGCATGAAAAGGATGCCATCCGCGGGCATCGAGGAACCGGATGGCAGCGAGACGATTGAACCAAGTGTAGGCGACGCGCTCGATGAGCGTTGTGCGGTCGCGGTCGGCCTCTTTGCGCAGCGACTTCACCTGCTCGGCCGCGGCACGAAGATCAGGCGTATCCCCGGTAAGCACGTAGTCGAGCTTCCGCGTGACCGCCTCCATGAGTTGGCGGCGCACAGCGGGCGCGAAGGATTTGAGCGCGGAGGTGTTCATGCTGAGGGAAGGCGGAAGTAGGTTTGGATCGCCGAGCGTAGTGCGGCGGGCTTGAGACCGGCCGCGACGGTGTTTTTCAAGGAGGCTTGGATGCCAGCCCACTCGGGAGAGTCCTCGGGAAAATCAGAGATGAATTTTGCCAAGTCAGCGACGATGGAAACGGGCAGCTCTGGCCCGGGTTCTCCCGGAAGCGTCGCAGCCAGCCGGAAGACATCGTTGCGGTGTTTGGCGACGTCTTTGGAGTCGATGTCCTCGCCTGCTGCTTTCCGCTGGCTCAGGTCCGACCACGCGCGCGCTTTCAACGGGATGAGCGCGGTCGCGTTGGCAAACGGGAGACCAGCCTGCGTAATGCTCTGATTTCGGATCAGCGAATAATAGGTATCGTCGAGAAGAATGGCGGAGAGGCTGTGCTGGTCAGAACCAGCAGGGACCGGAACGATGACCTGCCCGTCGCCCATTTCGATCCCTTCGGGCTTGCGGCAAAACAGCTCCAGCATGAACGGGAATTCGGGGTTCTCCGGTTTGGCGAAACGATAGAGCACCGGCGCACCCTCGGACTTCTCTTGAATCGCATAGTTGCCCTCGGCGACGAAGGCCCGGAGCGCCGCAACGAAGGCCGGATCAACCATTTCTACAATGAGGACGATGTCCAGATCCTTGGTGGCGCGGAACGTAGCTCCCTGCCGGGCAAACCATTCGTGGCAGGCGGCCCCGCCGATCAGGACGAAGGCGGCTTCAAATTCCCGGAAGCGTTCCCGGAAAACGTCGAGGCCTTTCACCATGGGAAAGCCTCCAAGAGTTTACCCACTTGCTGCTGGACCCGCTCGTCGGGAGAGTCCGCAAGGCTGAGGCAGAGAGAGAGGTCATCAACGCAGTCGCCATCGGACAGCAAGGTGGGGTCATAGGCCCAGCTCTCGATGCGGACATTGGCATCCTCCGGACCTCTGCAGCCGTGGAACACTCCTTTTTCAAGAAGTTGCTGATACCTCCGGCGGTCGAGGGCAAAAGTTGGTATGGAGTCCGGCGTGATAAGGGTCTTCTTGGCCAGAGCACTCATGCCGGCCAGGAGCGCCGGTGGCCCGGGCTGGTTCCATTGAACCCAGTGTTGGTGCCGGTCGGGGGCGAAGAGGAAGGGACGAGACTTATCCCAGAGTTCCCTCCGCTCGTAAGCGAAATGCAGCACGACAACTCTCCCCTCTTTCACAACTTCGCAGAGCCCGCTGGCTACCAGTTCGCTTTTCACCTTGGTAATCATGATCGGCGAGTAGCCGATGGTTTTTGCGATGTCTTGGAGGGGTATTGCGTTCAGTGGCTTGCGCTGAAGGTGAAATAGAAGCAGACACTGGGCGGCCGGCGTAAATCTGCTGCGCTGCTTTGTGTGCATAGGCACAGGCTGCCGGTCTCTAAGGTCAATCCAGACGGAAGGCAGGAAGGTCTGGCTTTTCGGAACCACAAAAGGGATTCGGCGCTGGATCATTGCTGGCCGCGCATACGACGGCAGCGAAGAAATAACGAAGACAACGCCCTCACCCAGCTTCTCCCTGAGGACCGATGCGTGCCGCTCGTATTCACCTGCGGAGAAACTCTCCGGAGGATCCTTCTCAAGCGCCATGACGAGTTCTTTGCCCAGCAACTTGGTTCCGTAAATCGCGTATCGTTCACGCAAATAGAGTGGGAGATTGGAATCCGGGCGGGGCGCGAGGAGTAACGGGTCTCCTGTGAGATCACTCCAGTATTCCGCCAACTTTGCCTTCAGGTTGCTCATCTTGGCTACACTACTATGCAATACTACACTTGTAAAGTGTAGAGTCGCTTACCTGTGTAGAGTCTTTCCCTCACAAGCTGATCCTGCTGCCCTTTTTGAGTTCTTTGATGGCTTCGGCACGGAGGGCGGCCAGCCATTGATCGAGATCGGCTTCGGATCCAATGAAGGGAAGACTGCAATCGGGCCGAAGTGCGGAGGCTGGGATGTAGGTCGGCACAGGCGTATCAGGTTTGGAAGACCCTCCCGCGCCAGGATCCTGTTTGCCCGAAGGCGCCGCCGCGAGGTGGGCCAAAAGCGCGAGCTGCGCCGGATAGTCCTGCGTGCGGTAGCGGTTGAGGCGATCCCGGATGGCAGTGACAAAGCGCGCAGACGCGATGGCAGCGCGCGCCTCACCGGTCGGGAGTAGCACGCGACCGGCATCGGCTTCGGTCAACTTGGCAAAGTCGGGAAGGCTCTGAAGTTTCGACTCATGTTCATCGAGAACCGTGGAGGCCGCGGCACCTTCCTCGCCAAGTAATGCCGCGATCTTCTTCCGCAGCTTGGCTACTGCGGCTTTGGCGGTAGGGACAACGTCGCCACGGAAAGGAGCCTCAGCCCCAGCCAAGTCACGCAAGGGCTTGATGTCCTCGGCAGGCAGGTCGGCAAAGTTGGCTTCTTCTTCGCGAAGGAAGGACACAGCTTCATCGTAAGCCTTGCGCTGAGGGCCGTGCATGAACGTCTTGATGGGATCCAAGAGGTCATCTTTCGCTTCCAACAGGGAGGTTTCGAAATCGCCGAGGTGGTTGAGGAGATAAGCGTAGTCCTTACCCGCCATCGTGGAGATTTGGTCGCGGACCGGGCGCAGGCTCTCCAAGAACGGGTAGCGCGAGGCTTGATCCAGCAAAACACCAAGGTCGGCGGCTTCGCCCGAGAGTGCCTCGTTGGTGATCTGGCCCGCGGATCGGGCGTCGGTGCCTTCGTTGGGCCGATCGAAAAACTCGTGGTGGAACCGTTTCAGGGCGTTGACTTTTGTGGCATCAAACTGTTCTTGCAGACGCACACGCACCACGCCGTGTTGGCGGGTGTTCTTCAGGTGCTCCAAAGCCGATCGGGCATCAAGGAGTTCGGAGGCGCGAAGCTCCAGCTTGCCCATGCGGAAAAGGCGTCCGATGAGAGTGCAGACAGCCAAGGCATGCCAGCCGTAGGGTCGGCGGGCGAAGTGGCGCACCATCGCTTCCACGGACGTCCGTTCGCCCTCGTTTTGGTTGCGTTGGACGTAGGTGAGGATTTCTTGCTCGGCCTCGGAGACAGGCATCTGGCCGCTCGCCAGCAGGTCGTCCGGTTCAAGGAGAGTCTTGCTGAGAGTAGT
The sequence above is drawn from the Chthoniobacterales bacterium genome and encodes:
- the pglX gene encoding BREX-1 system adenine-specific DNA-methyltransferase PglX, whose protein sequence is MNTSALKSFAPAVRRQLMEAVTRKLDYVLTGDTPDLRAAAEQVKSLRKEADRDRTTLIERVAYTWFNRLAAIRFLDARGWHPFHARVLTPATAEETQPELLKLVRAGSLPAELSPHTDPDRLNDLLDGRLPTAIAGADPQGEVYRHLVLAVCRFYHATLPFLFEQLNDETELLLPDDLLTATSVAEGFRTEISDDDCKDVEILGWLYQFYISEKKDNVMARNAAVPKEDIPAVTQLFTPHWIVRYLVENSLGRLWLLNRPQSRLREHMPYYIKGEPETDFLKIAQPEDIRLLDPAAGSAHMLTYAFDLLVKIYEEEGYPPSQIAELILTHNLHGLDICPRAAQLAQFALLCKAREVSRSAFRRAVAPKVLCLEEVRFEENELHDYVRALGLGDLFDQPVLKMLHQFEEAKSFGSLIQPCLDERAISDIRRAIEAKELGDQLFLRETHRKVLLVLEQAEALTQRYHVAVANPPYFGPKQMGASLKDFAKSHFPNSKTDLYAMFMERGFSLAKNNGYCAMVTMQSWMFLHSFEAFRIEVLSTKTILSLAHLGARAFDTISGEIVTVAAFCCANRYLDGYNSTFFRLVDGNETIKDEALRERRNCYSHVSQKEFAAIPGSPVAYWIGDQVRAAFKNQHVFDLTISDGQNITADNERFVRNHWEVGSTTIGKGEKWLLYAKGGPFRRWYGNLEAVVDWSPEARAHYRRDGSARIIPEYLWYRQGITWSRVGTALAGFRLLPENTTFDKVGSSVFLKSDDDKYLLLGLLNSPLAQTVLDLLNPSIDIQVKDVRNVPLPNDLNRQLVQELVSPSISIAKDDWDNFESSWDFRDQPLLRPGLKGATLEASWRNWQAQSTAAIRRMQELETENNRLFIAAYGLDGELQPEVPEEQITLARADQTKDAAALLSYAVGCMMGRYSLDQPGLILADAGATVEDYLSKVPKATFAPDEDGIIPVLDGEWFPDDVVARTREFLKAAWGAAHLDENMAWLEQALGKDLRKYFLRDFYKNHLSNERAYGYKKRPIYWLLTSPNGSFQALLYLHRYTRDTVNTLLNRYLREFIHKLDARLNHLANVEATTTSTREKTAARKEADKLRKSLKECQDWERDVVLPLAQQRIELDLDDGVKVNYQKFPGLLAKIAGLEKKEE